A DNA window from Dictyoglomus sp. contains the following coding sequences:
- a CDS encoding carbohydrate binding domain-containing protein yields MKKYSIFILIVIYLYSLFITGCARPIEVPSTSPAPSEPIPKTEVQIPKAEEIKGLILLTTFETGEEGWQPFGGGVKISISEKVARSGKFSLYVEGRSAGWHGAQIPLKNILQPGKTYNISTWIYQESGTDQRMILTMRRKYSTDESTQYNWIRAQFVPNKKWTEFRGSYSIPSGAIIEDLALYIEAPDNANLTFYIDDLVITEKGSSFKLNPELLTLISKYIK; encoded by the coding sequence TTGAAAAAGTACAGTATATTTATTTTGATAGTTATTTATTTATACTCTCTTTTTATTACAGGATGCGCAAGACCAATAGAAGTACCATCAACTTCTCCAGCTCCCTCTGAACCTATTCCTAAGACTGAAGTTCAAATTCCAAAGGCAGAAGAAATAAAAGGACTTATTCTCTTAACCACTTTTGAAACAGGGGAAGAAGGATGGCAACCTTTTGGAGGAGGGGTAAAGATAAGTATTTCTGAAAAAGTCGCTCGTTCTGGAAAATTTAGTCTTTACGTTGAAGGAAGAAGTGCTGGATGGCATGGAGCCCAAATACCTCTAAAAAATATCCTGCAACCTGGAAAAACTTATAATATCTCAACCTGGATTTACCAAGAAAGTGGAACTGATCAAAGAATGATCTTAACTATGAGAAGAAAATACAGTACTGACGAAAGTACTCAGTATAACTGGATCAGAGCTCAATTTGTACCTAATAAAAAATGGACAGAGTTTAGAGGATCATACAGTATACCATCAGGTGCAATAATTGAGGATTTAGCTTTATATATAGAAGCTCCTGATAATGCGAATCTTACATTTTATATTGATGATTTAGTTATAACAGAAAAAGGATCCTCCTTTAAATTAAATCCTGAGCTATTAACCCTTATATCTAAGTATATCAAATAA
- a CDS encoding transketolase: MDIRVEKGFTKERIEKDILEYLKGLAHKCRGDILKMTTLAGSGHPGGSMSSIEMYLTLFFFANVDPKNPRNPDRDRIIISHGHTSPGVYSALGNLGFFDIDKAIAYFRLAGSMFEGHVERYVPGVEWSTGNLGQGLSAGCGMALSARLLKKDFHVFVVMGDGEQQKGQISEARRFAVKYNLSNLTVLIDYNKLQLSGPLSSIMPQNIKENYLSDGWEVIEVDGHDFQDIYQGIRKAISDGKPTAILAHTVMGKGVSFMENKFEFHGRALKIDEYKKALEELGIEDDLEKYRKMREEFKSGEKHVIEIEPVNIDTGEPFTYTPDVKIDNRSSFGKALKNLAELNIGKEGRTPIAVFDCDLVESVRTHEFEKVAPDNFFEGGIQEHNTATIAGALSTQGVLTFFADFGVFGVDETYNQHRLNDINFTNLKVVVTHCGLDVGEDGKTHQCIDYIGLPRNLFGFKIIVPADANQTDRVIRYIAKEKGNFLVAMGRSALPIITDENGNPFFGGDYKFIYGKMDKIRDGDKGAIITMGSMVFRAVQAWEKLKEMGIKVKVFNFSTPKEIDWDSLKEAVDTGLVITYEDHNVHTGIGSIIGNAIAEKGFKVKFIKLGVKEYGASGKPDDLFKLQGLDVNSLVNVIKENI, encoded by the coding sequence ATGGATATAAGAGTGGAGAAAGGATTTACAAAGGAGAGAATAGAAAAAGACATATTAGAATATCTAAAAGGATTAGCCCATAAGTGCAGAGGAGATATTTTAAAGATGACCACATTAGCAGGATCAGGCCATCCAGGAGGCTCCATGTCCTCTATTGAAATGTATCTTACTCTTTTTTTCTTTGCTAATGTAGATCCTAAAAATCCAAGAAATCCTGACAGAGATAGGATAATAATAAGTCATGGACATACATCTCCTGGAGTTTATTCTGCCCTTGGAAATTTAGGATTCTTTGATATTGATAAAGCAATAGCTTATTTTAGGCTTGCAGGAAGTATGTTTGAGGGACATGTGGAAAGATATGTTCCAGGAGTGGAATGGAGTACTGGGAACTTAGGGCAAGGACTTTCTGCAGGATGTGGTATGGCTCTCTCCGCAAGACTTCTTAAAAAAGATTTTCATGTCTTTGTGGTAATGGGAGATGGAGAACAACAAAAGGGACAAATTTCTGAGGCAAGAAGATTTGCAGTAAAATATAATCTTTCTAATTTAACTGTCCTTATTGATTATAATAAACTTCAATTATCAGGTCCCTTATCTTCTATTATGCCTCAGAATATAAAAGAAAATTATCTTTCTGATGGATGGGAAGTAATAGAAGTAGATGGCCATGATTTCCAAGATATATATCAAGGTATAAGAAAGGCAATTTCCGATGGAAAACCCACAGCAATTTTAGCCCACACAGTAATGGGGAAAGGTGTTTCCTTTATGGAGAATAAGTTTGAGTTTCATGGAAGGGCATTAAAGATAGACGAATATAAAAAAGCATTAGAGGAACTGGGAATAGAGGATGATTTGGAGAAGTACAGGAAGATGAGAGAAGAATTTAAGAGTGGAGAAAAACATGTTATAGAGATAGAGCCAGTGAATATAGATACTGGAGAGCCCTTTACCTATACCCCTGATGTAAAGATAGATAATAGATCTTCCTTTGGAAAAGCATTAAAGAATCTTGCAGAGTTAAATATTGGAAAAGAAGGAAGAACTCCTATTGCAGTTTTTGATTGTGATTTAGTGGAATCGGTAAGAACTCATGAATTTGAAAAGGTTGCTCCAGATAACTTTTTTGAGGGAGGAATACAGGAGCACAACACAGCAACTATAGCAGGAGCTTTATCTACTCAAGGAGTCTTAACCTTCTTTGCGGATTTTGGGGTTTTTGGAGTAGATGAGACCTATAATCAACATAGATTAAATGATATTAACTTCACAAATTTAAAAGTAGTAGTAACCCATTGTGGTTTGGATGTGGGAGAAGATGGAAAAACCCATCAATGCATAGATTATATTGGTCTACCAAGGAACCTTTTTGGTTTTAAGATTATTGTTCCTGCGGATGCAAATCAGACCGATAGAGTAATAAGATATATAGCAAAGGAAAAAGGAAATTTCTTAGTTGCCATGGGAAGATCCGCTCTTCCCATAATAACCGATGAGAATGGAAATCCTTTCTTTGGAGGAGATTACAAGTTTATTTACGGAAAGATGGACAAGATAAGGGATGGAGATAAGGGAGCAATAATCACTATGGGAAGTATGGTATTTAGGGCAGTTCAGGCTTGGGAAAAATTAAAGGAAATGGGAATAAAGGTAAAGGTTTTTAATTTTTCCACACCTAAAGAGATAGACTGGGATTCTTTAAAGGAGGCAGTAGATACAGGATTAGTTATAACCTATGAAGATCATAATGTCCATACTGGAATAGGAAGCATTATTGGGAATGCCATAGCAGAAAAGGGATTTAAAGTTAAGTTTATAAAATTAGGGGTAAAAGAATACGGAGCATCGGGAAAACCTGATGATCTTTTTAAACTTCAAGGTTTAGATGTAAACTCTTTAGTTAACGTAATAAAGGAAAATATATAA